One genomic segment of Photobacterium sp. DA100 includes these proteins:
- a CDS encoding efflux RND transporter periplasmic adaptor subunit: MISLKELLRRKPWILSTFILLGIGIWLFSGHQSAPPDNSDPQGQATDGSNAPPLAKVVIEQFTVQPVTRTLSLYGRTAPNRKATLGAEVSGKVENLLVRKGQHVKAGQALVQLDKADRELQLARTKALLKVRNQEFNAATSLKNRGLQGEVAFSQAEANLIEAKAQVKSLELTLANTEVYAPFDGIIELLYIEKGDYLGIGDPIISIVDLDPLVISADVSERHIDKIYKDQPAQVSLVTGFATTGILSFRGAVASEATNTYPIEVEISNPDMALTAGTSANLELILATEPAIKITPSMLALDEAGNLGIKTLTSGDKVHFVPISIVKVEPDGVWLSGTEPTVDIITTGQGFVRDGDTVIPVRRNSVDLNGSE, from the coding sequence ATGATTTCTCTCAAGGAACTTTTAAGACGTAAACCTTGGATACTCTCCACATTTATTTTGCTCGGCATCGGCATTTGGTTGTTTAGTGGCCACCAATCGGCCCCACCGGATAATTCGGATCCCCAAGGGCAAGCCACCGATGGCTCCAACGCCCCCCCACTGGCCAAGGTTGTCATCGAGCAATTTACTGTCCAGCCCGTTACCCGCACCCTTTCCCTCTACGGCCGTACCGCCCCCAACCGCAAAGCGACTCTCGGCGCAGAAGTCTCCGGGAAAGTCGAAAACCTCCTAGTGCGCAAGGGCCAGCATGTCAAAGCCGGCCAAGCACTTGTCCAGCTAGACAAAGCAGATCGCGAGCTGCAACTTGCCCGCACCAAGGCATTACTCAAGGTGCGTAACCAAGAGTTCAACGCCGCAACGTCATTAAAGAATAGAGGTTTACAGGGAGAGGTCGCATTTAGCCAGGCAGAAGCCAACCTCATTGAGGCCAAGGCACAGGTCAAAAGCCTGGAGCTGACGCTTGCCAATACCGAAGTCTATGCCCCCTTCGACGGAATTATCGAACTCCTCTATATTGAAAAAGGCGACTATCTGGGGATTGGCGATCCCATCATTTCCATTGTGGATCTTGATCCGCTGGTGATCAGTGCCGATGTCAGCGAGCGCCATATCGATAAGATCTACAAAGATCAGCCGGCCCAAGTCAGCCTAGTCACCGGATTTGCTACCACGGGTATACTGAGTTTCCGCGGGGCCGTCGCCAGCGAAGCCACTAATACGTATCCTATCGAGGTAGAAATCAGTAATCCTGATATGGCCCTGACGGCCGGTACCAGTGCCAATCTCGAACTGATCTTAGCGACCGAGCCGGCGATTAAGATTACCCCTTCGATGCTGGCACTCGATGAAGCGGGCAATCTGGGGATAAAAACATTGACGTCAGGCGATAAGGTTCATTTTGTCCCAATTTCTATTGTCAAAGTCGAGCCTGACGGGGTATGGCTGAGCGGTACCGAGCCCACTGTCGACATCATCACGACAGGCCAAGGTTTCGTCAGAGATGGTGATACGGTGATCCCGGTACGCCGCAATTCAGTTGACCTCAATGGGAGTGAGTAA
- a CDS encoding M23 family metallopeptidase, translating to MKEQITISVSSIHGSRHFQLSLKAQRNLRWLAISAVVVTVTAAGWMVYLKSEADDAKYKQMELQAQSSSLTEELDQLKSLKFDLEADLDARENRLSGVSDRLHELEALLGVDVTGEVDAIEERLDVAAINSAVRTAILESLPNGSPVGNARQSSQFGYRVHPVTGKRRLHRGLDFAVNTGTPVYAPADGVVETVRPSKEGSGNFLRLQHTFGFSSSYSHLHKFAVKAGDFVNKGDLIAYSGNSGLSSGPHLHYEVRFVGRALNPRPFVDWSLDNFEHIFEKERNIQWASLINKVEQQVSKQLQLSSQRDVTSKENSS from the coding sequence ATGAAGGAACAAATCACGATATCGGTTTCATCGATACATGGTTCGAGGCACTTTCAGCTCAGTCTCAAAGCCCAGCGTAATTTACGCTGGCTGGCTATCTCTGCAGTGGTGGTCACCGTGACGGCGGCCGGTTGGATGGTGTATTTGAAGTCAGAAGCTGATGACGCGAAATACAAACAAATGGAATTGCAAGCCCAGTCATCCTCATTGACTGAAGAGCTTGATCAACTGAAATCGTTGAAATTCGATTTAGAAGCGGACTTGGATGCCCGCGAAAATCGTTTGAGTGGGGTATCGGATAGGCTACATGAACTCGAAGCCTTGCTGGGCGTTGATGTTACCGGGGAAGTCGATGCTATCGAGGAGCGCTTGGATGTTGCCGCGATCAACTCGGCGGTACGCACTGCCATACTGGAGAGCTTACCCAACGGGTCGCCGGTGGGAAATGCCCGCCAGTCTTCCCAGTTTGGCTATCGTGTTCATCCAGTCACCGGCAAGCGTCGATTGCACCGAGGGCTGGACTTTGCCGTGAACACCGGTACGCCGGTGTATGCGCCTGCAGATGGTGTGGTAGAAACCGTGCGGCCAAGTAAAGAGGGGTCGGGTAACTTTCTTCGCCTGCAGCATACCTTCGGCTTTTCGTCCTCTTATTCCCATTTACACAAGTTTGCCGTGAAAGCCGGTGATTTCGTCAACAAGGGCGATCTCATTGCTTACTCCGGCAATTCCGGTTTGTCATCTGGACCACACCTGCATTATGAGGTGCGGTTTGTAGGGCGGGCGTTGAATCCACGGCCATTCGTTGATTGGAGCTTGGATAATTTTGAACATATTTTTGAGAAAGAGAGAAATATTCAATGGGCATCTTTGATAAACAAAGTGGAGCAGCAAGTCAGCAAACAACTACAACTGTCATCGCAGCGGGATGTGACATCCAAGGAGAATTCAAGCTAA
- a CDS encoding polymer-forming cytoskeletal protein, which translates to MQVDGMIEGTLKLEKGLVVSLSGSIKGEIWADKIIVNGQIEGVCRANAIEILDKGVVSGSIYCDNLSIDRGGKFFGTTHPAETQHVVEFTPKGKTDINKADLPANEKKPSEQKMKKAQ; encoded by the coding sequence ATGCAGGTCGACGGGATGATTGAGGGGACACTGAAGCTGGAAAAGGGGTTGGTCGTCAGCCTCAGTGGCTCTATCAAAGGGGAAATCTGGGCTGACAAGATCATCGTCAACGGGCAGATAGAAGGGGTGTGCCGCGCCAATGCCATCGAGATCCTGGATAAGGGGGTCGTATCGGGCAGTATTTACTGCGATAACCTGAGCATCGATCGCGGTGGTAAGTTCTTCGGTACCACGCACCCGGCCGAAACTCAGCATGTTGTTGAGTTTACGCCAAAAGGCAAGACAGACATAAATAAAGCAGATTTGCCGGCGAATGAGAAAAAGCCGTCAGAGCAAAAGATGAAAAAGGCGCAATAA
- a CDS encoding hydrogen peroxide-inducible genes activator produces MISIKQLSYALAVEKTLHFKKAADLCFVSQSALSAALSELEKQLGLQIFERNNKQVLVTPIGREVLERAKDILLRIEELEHLAGSQSSPLSFPINLGVIPTIAPYLLPKIFPELNERFPLAQINVVEEQSQQLVDMVKSGEIDTAILALPYPCEGLLTLEFWQEDFYWVTLKGALYSRQSEITSDEVTQTRLMLLKEGHCLKHHALDVCKLTEQRANHGFGATSLTTLIQMVQGNLGTTLIPAMAKEQLIAASDRLSVIHLNEPSPHRRIAFVYRPNYSCLSSIVALAEICKASLVTN; encoded by the coding sequence ATGATTTCTATCAAGCAGCTAAGTTATGCACTTGCCGTAGAAAAAACCTTACATTTCAAGAAAGCCGCCGATCTGTGCTTTGTCAGCCAGTCGGCGCTTAGTGCGGCCCTGAGCGAGCTTGAAAAGCAGCTCGGGCTGCAGATCTTTGAGCGCAACAACAAGCAAGTACTGGTCACGCCGATTGGCCGAGAGGTGCTCGAGCGGGCAAAAGATATTTTGCTGCGGATCGAGGAATTGGAACACTTGGCCGGCAGCCAGAGTAGTCCCCTGAGCTTTCCTATCAACCTTGGTGTCATTCCAACAATCGCGCCCTATTTGTTGCCGAAAATTTTTCCCGAGCTCAACGAGCGTTTTCCGCTTGCGCAAATCAATGTGGTGGAAGAGCAGTCACAACAGCTGGTGGATATGGTCAAAAGTGGCGAAATCGATACGGCCATTCTGGCGTTGCCGTATCCTTGCGAGGGGTTACTGACGCTGGAGTTTTGGCAGGAAGACTTTTATTGGGTTACCCTCAAAGGCGCGTTGTATTCCCGGCAGAGCGAAATCACCAGCGACGAAGTCACGCAAACTCGCTTGATGCTGCTCAAGGAAGGTCATTGCCTCAAACACCATGCATTGGATGTATGCAAACTGACCGAGCAGCGGGCCAACCATGGCTTTGGTGCAACCAGTTTGACCACCCTGATCCAGATGGTGCAGGGAAACCTGGGGACGACCTTGATCCCGGCAATGGCCAAAGAGCAGCTCATTGCCGCCAGTGATCGGCTGTCGGTTATCCACCTCAATGAACCCAGCCCCCACCGCAGAATTGCCTTTGTTTACCGGCCCAATTACAGCTGCCTGTCGAGCATCGTAGCCCTCGCCGAAATTTGTAAGGCATCTCTCGTTACTAACTGA
- the katG gene encoding catalase/peroxidase HPI — MKTHSRTVLASAILSAILFAQPASVFAGQAKSNQFWWPEQLNLSALRDHDDRSNPYGADFDYAAAFKTLDLAQVKKDIEQVLTTSQDWWPADYNHYGPFMIRMAWHSAGTYRVGDGRGGADGGQMRFDPLNSWPDNANLDKAKRLMWPVKQKYGRALSWADLMILTGNVALESMGFKTFGFAGGRVDDWEPDLVYWGPEKEFLADERRTDDGKLQGDLAAIQMGLIYVNPEGPGGNHDPLDAAKDMRLSFGRMAMNDEEIVALVAGGHTLGKAHGAKPPKDCVGPEPGAAPIEEQGFGWMNKCGKGNAEDTITSGLEGAWTSTPTAWSILYLDNLLKFEWKQVKSPAGATQWIPTDESAANLVPDAHIADKRHAPIMFTTDMALKKDPEFLKITQRFRDNPDEFDLAFAKAWFKLTHRDMGPKVRYLGSEVPEEVLLWQDPIPEAASPAIGDGDIASLKKAVMDAGLSGPELIRTAWASASTYRASDMRGGANGARLRLEPQKSWAVNNPEELAKVLAALEKVQSEFNEAGGAQVSMADLIVLAGSAAVEDAAKKAGYNIEVPFTPGRGDASQEQTDVASFAVLEPKADGFRNYFGEGSYYGPAEALVNQASLLDLSVPEMTALIGGMRVLDANTGGSQHGVLTDKPGTLSNDFFVNLLDMSTKWSKAQDEGVYDGHDRQSGDKKWSATTVDLIFGSNSELRAVAEVYASDDGKEMFVNDFVNAWTKVMNADRFDLQ, encoded by the coding sequence ATGAAAACACATTCACGTACGGTGCTTGCTTCAGCGATCTTATCTGCCATCTTGTTCGCACAGCCAGCATCGGTCTTTGCTGGACAAGCAAAATCCAATCAGTTTTGGTGGCCAGAACAGCTTAATTTGAGCGCCTTGCGCGACCATGACGATCGCTCTAACCCGTATGGCGCCGACTTTGATTACGCCGCAGCCTTCAAGACCTTGGATCTTGCCCAGGTGAAGAAGGACATAGAGCAGGTGCTGACCACATCCCAGGACTGGTGGCCGGCAGATTACAATCATTACGGGCCTTTTATGATCCGGATGGCATGGCACAGCGCGGGCACCTACCGGGTTGGTGATGGACGAGGCGGTGCCGATGGCGGCCAGATGCGCTTTGACCCGCTAAACAGCTGGCCGGATAATGCCAACCTTGATAAGGCCAAGCGGCTAATGTGGCCTGTTAAGCAGAAGTATGGTCGCGCCCTGTCATGGGCGGACTTGATGATATTGACCGGTAACGTGGCGCTCGAGTCGATGGGATTCAAGACCTTTGGCTTTGCCGGTGGCCGGGTCGATGATTGGGAGCCGGATCTGGTTTACTGGGGTCCGGAGAAAGAATTCCTGGCCGATGAACGCCGTACCGATGACGGTAAATTGCAAGGCGATCTCGCTGCTATTCAAATGGGTCTGATTTATGTCAACCCCGAAGGTCCAGGTGGAAACCATGACCCGCTTGATGCAGCAAAAGACATGCGGCTGTCATTTGGCCGGATGGCAATGAATGATGAAGAAATTGTTGCACTGGTAGCCGGTGGCCATACTTTGGGCAAGGCTCACGGTGCCAAGCCACCAAAAGACTGCGTGGGGCCAGAGCCCGGTGCAGCGCCGATTGAAGAGCAAGGGTTCGGTTGGATGAATAAGTGCGGCAAGGGCAATGCTGAGGATACCATTACCAGCGGCCTGGAAGGGGCATGGACATCCACCCCGACGGCTTGGTCGATCCTCTACCTTGATAACCTCCTTAAATTCGAGTGGAAACAGGTGAAAAGCCCTGCTGGGGCAACCCAGTGGATCCCAACTGACGAAAGTGCGGCCAACCTGGTCCCCGATGCCCATATTGCGGACAAACGCCATGCGCCGATCATGTTTACCACCGACATGGCGCTGAAAAAAGATCCGGAGTTTTTGAAAATTACCCAGCGCTTCCGTGACAACCCCGATGAATTTGATCTGGCATTTGCCAAAGCCTGGTTCAAATTAACCCACCGCGATATGGGGCCAAAAGTTCGCTATCTCGGTAGCGAAGTGCCTGAAGAGGTTCTGCTGTGGCAAGATCCAATTCCAGAAGCTGCATCGCCCGCTATTGGTGATGGTGATATTGCCAGTTTGAAAAAGGCGGTGATGGATGCCGGTCTCTCCGGCCCAGAGCTGATCAGAACGGCGTGGGCGTCAGCGTCAACTTACCGTGCCAGTGACATGCGCGGCGGGGCAAACGGCGCGAGGTTGCGACTCGAGCCGCAAAAGAGCTGGGCGGTCAATAACCCAGAAGAGCTGGCCAAAGTCCTTGCTGCCCTTGAGAAAGTGCAGAGCGAATTCAATGAGGCGGGCGGAGCCCAGGTGTCAATGGCTGATCTGATCGTACTGGCCGGTTCAGCCGCTGTCGAAGACGCAGCGAAAAAAGCGGGTTATAACATCGAAGTACCATTCACGCCGGGACGCGGTGACGCCAGCCAGGAGCAAACCGATGTGGCCTCTTTTGCGGTACTGGAGCCAAAAGCCGATGGGTTTAGAAACTACTTTGGCGAGGGAAGCTACTATGGGCCTGCTGAGGCTCTGGTTAACCAAGCAAGCTTACTGGATCTTTCTGTTCCTGAAATGACCGCCTTAATTGGCGGGATGCGGGTCCTCGATGCCAACACTGGCGGCAGCCAGCATGGTGTTCTGACCGACAAGCCTGGTACCCTGAGCAATGACTTCTTTGTCAATCTGCTCGATATGTCGACCAAATGGAGCAAGGCACAGGATGAGGGAGTTTATGACGGTCACGATCGGCAATCTGGCGATAAGAAATGGTCAGCAACAACGGTCGATCTGATCTTCGGTTCGAACTCCGAGCTTAGGGCCGTGGCTGAAGTGTATGCTTCCGATGACGGTAAAGAGATGTTCGTCAACGACTTTGTCAACGCCTGGACCAAAGTGATGAATGCCGATCGCTTTGATCTGCAGTGA
- a CDS encoding glutathione S-transferase N-terminal domain-containing protein encodes MNHILDVTTSLLASTYRCWQGTVADTTTEQPTQTLMLFDQENNAECRQIREALTKLNLDILIVPCPKGGKNIGALKTQSGKGDDIRPPVFVDNNQSKAMYGAKSILKHLNQHYGSVSTSTSLLGRVTNQVSSTLASSVRFNTGTHAQPSHQPQLPLILYSFESSPYARLVREKLCELELSYILINLGKQQLSDMGPANMRWSLKPYQPLPNTKRDEFFKQYGNVQVPFLMDPNTGAAMFESKDIVAYLEQTYGQ; translated from the coding sequence ATGAATCATATTCTAGACGTTACAACCTCACTGCTCGCCTCTACTTATCGCTGCTGGCAAGGAACAGTGGCAGATACAACAACCGAGCAGCCAACGCAAACGCTCATGCTGTTTGACCAAGAGAATAATGCCGAATGCCGACAGATTCGCGAAGCGCTGACTAAGCTGAATTTGGATATTCTCATTGTTCCCTGCCCCAAAGGCGGCAAGAATATCGGGGCACTGAAAACCCAATCGGGTAAAGGTGATGACATCCGGCCACCGGTTTTTGTTGATAATAACCAATCCAAAGCCATGTATGGTGCGAAGTCTATTCTAAAACACCTTAACCAACATTATGGTTCGGTAAGTACATCGACTTCCCTACTTGGTAGAGTCACAAACCAAGTCAGCTCAACGCTGGCTTCAAGTGTTCGGTTTAATACGGGAACGCATGCCCAACCATCACATCAACCCCAGCTGCCGTTGATATTGTACAGCTTCGAATCCAGCCCGTACGCCAGGCTGGTGCGCGAAAAGCTGTGTGAATTAGAGCTGAGCTATATTCTGATTAACCTTGGCAAACAGCAACTCTCAGATATGGGGCCAGCAAACATGCGGTGGAGCCTCAAACCCTACCAACCGCTGCCCAATACCAAACGGGATGAATTCTTCAAGCAGTACGGCAATGTGCAGGTTCCTTTCCTGATGGATCCCAATACCGGAGCTGCCATGTTCGAATCGAAAGATATTGTGGCGTATCTTGAACAGACTTACGGGCAGTAA
- the deoR gene encoding DNA-binding transcriptional repressor DeoR, with amino-acid sequence MKTETKQEKRLRQLAELLQGQDKIHLKKAAETLAVSEMTLRRDLTLPHPTLSVIGGYIINKQSGTSGAEYRLIEQNENHVSEKSALGKLAAQRVSNNDTVFFDNGTTTVHIIHAIDDEIAFTGVCFSLNIFLALKSKPNCKPILCGGQFDAKCNHFYPLSTQTELDNLRFDLMFASAAGIDPQQGVTCYALTELPYKRQAMRQSQKTILVVDSSKIGKVRKAFMCRVEDIDEILCDSDLPNRWVAEGDIPN; translated from the coding sequence ATGAAAACGGAAACCAAACAGGAAAAGCGCCTAAGGCAATTGGCTGAATTACTGCAAGGCCAAGATAAAATACACCTGAAGAAAGCCGCAGAAACCCTAGCGGTTTCTGAAATGACCCTGCGCCGAGACTTGACCCTGCCTCATCCCACACTGAGTGTTATTGGTGGTTATATTATCAATAAACAATCAGGTACGAGCGGCGCGGAATATAGGCTCATCGAGCAGAATGAAAATCATGTCAGCGAGAAAAGTGCGTTGGGCAAACTGGCTGCCCAGAGGGTCAGCAACAATGACACCGTGTTCTTTGATAACGGTACAACCACAGTCCATATTATCCATGCCATCGATGATGAAATCGCCTTTACCGGGGTGTGTTTTTCGCTGAATATTTTCTTGGCCTTAAAAAGCAAGCCCAACTGTAAGCCAATATTATGCGGCGGTCAGTTCGATGCGAAATGTAATCACTTTTACCCTCTGTCGACCCAAACTGAATTGGATAATCTTAGATTTGACTTGATGTTTGCCTCGGCGGCGGGGATTGATCCGCAGCAGGGTGTGACTTGCTATGCGCTGACCGAATTGCCTTATAAGCGTCAGGCCATGCGCCAATCGCAGAAGACGATCTTGGTTGTCGATAGCAGTAAGATAGGTAAGGTCCGCAAAGCTTTTATGTGCCGGGTTGAAGATATCGATGAGATTTTATGCGACAGCGATTTGCCGAACCGCTGGGTAGCAGAAGGCGATATCCCTAACTAA
- a CDS encoding ExeM/NucH family extracellular endonuclease produces MKNKITLVSAAIAAALAAPAIAGIDDIIISEYVEGSSYNKAIELTNTGETDYTFDDSVGLYYDSGKYINMIYSADKASILKGLTIPAKKAVVLAHGKASAELIAAVTNNGASHLLSPTSGYNAMGFNGDDAVVLAKTTDPRNNILDIIGIAEEDNLWGADRTLRRYQGSESQSPTYEQADWSQFGKDDFSGLGDPTLEEKPAEAIDTTIGEIQGSGFRSPLLEDGEYQSADRYRVTGVVSAVANSLVKGFYLYADDGDSQTSNGLFIATTNEQPQIGATVTVTGKVQENYGMTQLAADGWEVGSEAISVPAAVDLTTIAIDDDDFEKTLERHEGMLVRLPEDIDLYTPNVKDDMRVSRTFSYDYDSRRNNMVLAYKRPNMQPNQENIAGSQGSKNQAAENDNFRLYVDSDKKPGNGEIPYYPNFKSDPENNYIRINDSVVGLEGVIHFSYGDYRLIPMKEVDNTNFIHNTDRQEQPEISEETTSDAFAIRLATQNVLNYFNSPYGGAENQHGDNRGAESQIDFERQQAKIVEAIYGLDADIIGLMEIENNGFGAYSAITELVNAVNEKYYYENYQDRNEAKSVHNKYVFVGFDSNGDVVLDEYDSVGGDAITSGLLYRPSKVALESSRIIEMPRQEAPIIAYENGQPVTDENEEIRENGKNFQRNTVAATFRLLNTGKKLTVAVNHLKSKGSTCWEDWQGWQSWDKFNPEKDDVRNDDFQGSCENFRVAAAVELGEQLAKMGGDQVVMGDFNSYANEDPMLVLTTIPKYLPEGKTIRAARDTFIGYKPQFGENGAEITKSYGLINAVEMINDKIEKETHQKHAVWSYSYNDEIGSLDHVLITSSLSKRVIDATDWHINAAESPLFDYSSKYKSSSWGNNPFYSQDPYRSSDHDSAIITLSYGYGETAGEPVLLATKSGRMEVAYPIPTSEAKAGDVARIQFSPAPADMSKVTLPEVTLTEDGKHTVSFDVNGIDTGRYTMTMSLVRPMSSKATATPITNATVTMDVEVVKRDSLEPKVTEPSYDGSGGSTGWFGLLSLMGLGLLRRKRK; encoded by the coding sequence ATGAAAAACAAAATAACATTGGTTTCGGCAGCAATTGCTGCTGCCCTCGCCGCTCCAGCCATCGCTGGCATTGACGATATTATTATCTCTGAATACGTAGAAGGTAGCAGCTATAACAAGGCTATCGAACTGACAAATACCGGAGAGACCGACTATACCTTCGATGATTCTGTTGGCTTGTACTACGACAGCGGTAAGTACATCAATATGATCTACAGCGCAGATAAAGCATCAATCCTGAAAGGCTTGACTATTCCGGCCAAAAAAGCGGTTGTTCTCGCCCATGGCAAAGCGAGTGCAGAGCTCATTGCAGCAGTTACGAATAATGGCGCCTCCCACCTTCTTTCACCAACATCTGGCTACAACGCCATGGGCTTTAACGGTGACGACGCTGTAGTACTGGCCAAAACAACCGACCCTCGCAACAACATACTCGATATCATTGGCATTGCGGAAGAAGATAACCTCTGGGGCGCTGATCGCACCCTCCGCCGTTACCAAGGCAGTGAGTCGCAATCACCAACATACGAACAGGCAGACTGGTCTCAGTTTGGCAAAGATGACTTCTCCGGCCTTGGTGATCCCACCTTGGAAGAAAAACCTGCCGAAGCAATCGATACCACCATTGGTGAAATTCAAGGCAGCGGTTTCCGCTCTCCACTGCTTGAGGACGGCGAATACCAATCCGCTGATCGCTACCGCGTGACCGGCGTGGTCTCGGCGGTTGCCAACTCGTTAGTGAAAGGCTTCTACCTCTATGCCGACGATGGCGACAGCCAAACCTCAAACGGCCTGTTCATTGCCACCACTAATGAACAGCCGCAGATTGGCGCCACAGTGACGGTGACGGGCAAGGTACAAGAAAATTACGGCATGACCCAACTGGCTGCCGATGGCTGGGAAGTGGGCTCTGAAGCTATCTCTGTACCTGCAGCGGTTGATCTCACCACAATTGCAATCGACGACGATGACTTTGAGAAGACCCTGGAACGACACGAAGGCATGTTAGTTCGCTTGCCAGAAGACATCGATCTATACACCCCGAATGTCAAAGACGACATGCGGGTTTCTCGTACCTTCAGCTACGATTATGATAGCCGACGCAACAACATGGTACTGGCTTATAAACGCCCTAACATGCAGCCGAACCAAGAAAACATTGCCGGCAGTCAGGGCTCAAAAAATCAGGCCGCAGAGAACGACAACTTCCGCTTATATGTCGACAGCGACAAGAAGCCGGGCAATGGCGAAATCCCCTACTACCCGAATTTCAAATCGGACCCGGAAAACAACTACATCCGCATCAACGACAGCGTTGTTGGCCTAGAGGGCGTAATCCACTTCTCCTACGGGGATTACCGTCTGATCCCGATGAAAGAAGTTGATAACACTAACTTCATTCACAATACCGATCGCCAAGAGCAGCCGGAGATCAGCGAAGAAACAACCTCTGATGCCTTTGCCATTCGCTTGGCGACCCAGAATGTCCTTAACTATTTCAACTCGCCATACGGCGGTGCGGAAAACCAGCACGGTGATAACCGTGGTGCCGAAAGCCAAATTGATTTTGAACGCCAGCAGGCCAAAATCGTCGAGGCCATCTATGGTCTCGATGCCGATATCATTGGCCTGATGGAAATTGAAAACAATGGGTTTGGGGCTTACAGTGCCATCACAGAACTAGTTAACGCAGTCAACGAAAAGTACTACTACGAAAACTACCAAGACCGCAACGAAGCTAAATCAGTCCACAACAAATACGTATTTGTTGGCTTCGATTCAAACGGCGATGTGGTGCTGGATGAGTACGACTCTGTAGGTGGTGATGCTATTACCTCGGGGCTATTGTACCGCCCAAGCAAAGTCGCACTGGAATCATCGCGCATTATTGAAATGCCACGCCAGGAAGCCCCGATCATTGCTTATGAAAATGGCCAGCCGGTGACCGACGAAAATGAAGAGATCCGCGAAAACGGTAAGAACTTCCAACGCAATACCGTTGCTGCCACCTTCCGCCTGCTCAATACCGGCAAGAAACTCACTGTTGCGGTTAACCACCTGAAGTCGAAAGGCTCAACATGTTGGGAAGACTGGCAAGGCTGGCAATCATGGGATAAGTTCAACCCGGAAAAAGATGATGTCAGAAATGATGACTTCCAAGGTTCATGTGAAAACTTCCGGGTTGCCGCTGCTGTTGAATTAGGTGAGCAACTTGCCAAAATGGGTGGCGATCAAGTGGTCATGGGTGACTTCAACTCCTATGCCAATGAAGATCCGATGCTGGTATTGACCACGATCCCGAAATACTTGCCTGAAGGAAAAACCATTCGCGCTGCGCGTGATACCTTTATTGGCTACAAGCCACAGTTTGGCGAAAATGGCGCGGAAATCACCAAATCATATGGCTTGATCAATGCCGTTGAGATGATCAATGACAAGATTGAAAAAGAGACCCACCAGAAACATGCTGTTTGGAGTTATTCCTACAATGATGAAATCGGCTCACTTGACCATGTCCTGATCACTTCATCATTGTCAAAACGTGTTATCGATGCGACGGACTGGCATATCAATGCCGCTGAATCACCACTGTTTGATTACAGCAGCAAATACAAGAGTAGCTCTTGGGGTAACAACCCTTTCTATTCGCAAGATCCTTACCGCTCTTCAGATCATGACTCTGCCATTATCACCCTAAGCTACGGATATGGTGAAACCGCTGGCGAGCCAGTACTGCTGGCGACAAAGAGTGGCCGTATGGAAGTGGCTTACCCTATTCCAACCAGCGAGGCAAAAGCAGGTGATGTGGCAAGGATCCAATTTTCGCCGGCACCTGCCGATATGAGCAAAGTAACCCTGCCGGAGGTAACACTGACAGAAGACGGTAAGCATACGGTATCGTTTGATGTGAACGGCATCGATACGGGCCGGTACACGATGACCATGTCCCTGGTACGCCCAATGAGCTCCAAGGCCACTGCGACACCAATTACCAATGCCACGGTGACCATGGATGTTGAAGTGGTTAAACGCGACTCACTTGAGCCTAAAGTGACGGAGCCTAGCTACGATGGTTCTGGCGGCTCTACGGGATGGTTTGGCCTGCTGTCTCTGATGGGCCTAGGCTTGTTGCGCAGAAAGCGTAAATAG